GGAATCCAGAGCATCAATCACGTCAGTTTTCAATGCGTCCTGCTGGCTTTTCGATGGCTTTGAACTCTCACCGGCGACAAGCAACTCCCATCCGGTCCAACCGGGGCTCAGCTTATCCATTGCCTCGGGAGTCACCCAGAGGTCAGTCACCTGGTATGCGAGCGAGCCGCCCTCTTTCTCACCGATCCCAACAATGTCTAGTTTGACTTCGGTCTGTGGACCCTCGGATTCCTGACACCCGGTGTCATCACAGACGAAGTTGTCCTGAACCAGGGCAAGGGAATCGCCTACACCGATGCCTAGACGCTCCGCCAGTTCGAGGGAGACGACTGCTTGATCTGGCGATGCGGGGAGCGCACCGTCCGAAAGTGGAATGGTGCCGAGTTTTGGAGTTGGAACTAGTGATGCGTGCAACCAGAGGTTCTCCTGACCAACCATCTTTCCCTCGTAGTACCCAGACTGATCGACAAACGTTCCGGCAACCGTGGGGACTTGGTCGAGGATTTTCTGGGCATCTCTTAAGTTCCGGCTATCATCGGGTCCGTCGCTCTGCACAACCACTGCTGCTTGGTCGTATCGACCAGCAACCCTGCTTTTGACACCCGCGTTGAGCGACCCGCCAAATACCAGCGCGGCAGCGACGAAGGCTACCGCTATTGCTACGGCAACGATCGTTGCCGTGTATCGTCTGCCGTGGTGTCTGAGGTTTCCTGCGACTAACTCGCGCATCAGGCGACCTGTTCGATGTGCTCGGAAGTGGGTTTCCACAGGTCGGCAGAGACTTTGCCGTCGCGCATGACGACCACTCGGTCTGATTTCTCCGCAACGTGTCTGTCGTGGGTCACCATTATGACCGTTTGGCCTAGTTCGTCGACTGCCGAGCGAAGTAGGCCAAGGACTTCCTGAGTGGAGGCGGAGTCAAGGTTTCCTGTTGGTTCGTCGGCGACAACAACTGCCGGGCCGGTTGCAAGAGCGCGAGCCAGGGCAACGCGTTGTTGCTGTCCCCCTGAGAGCTGAGAGGGGAGGTGGTGAAGTCGATCGCGCAGCCCAAGGGTTTCAACGACCATCTCAAACAGTTTCTCGTCCGTTTTGGTTCCCGCCAGCCGCGAAGGAAGAAGGATATTGTCCCGTGCATCCAGGGTAGGAATCAGATTGAAAGACTGGAACACGAAACCGATGCGGTCACGACGTAGGCGAGTTAGTTTGTCATCGGAGAGACTTCCGAGGATCACACCCTCGAGTTCCACCTCGCCAGAGGTAACGGAGTCCAGCCCGGCGAGCGCGTTCAGTAGGGTTGACTTGCCGGACCCCGACGGCCCCATGATTGTAGTGAACTCGCCTGAGCGAAACCCGATGGTGACGTTGTCGAGGGCAGTAACGGCGGTGTCTCCCTGACCGTAAAGCTTGCTGACCGAATCAAGTGCAGAGACGACTTGGGGCGCCTGGGGATTTCTGTGCATGGCCTAAGTGTTACATCGCTCAACCCGGGACGGCCTGGGTTAATCCCCTGAACAAACCCCGAAAGAGGATCTAGGGGACCCCAATTTGGCCCCTCGTGCGGATCTCCAATCACATGGGGCGGCGACACGCGGCGGTTCGCGGCCGAAAAGTCCCCTATGTGATTGGCAAACCAAACGCGGGGTAAAGGCGGCGAGTTCGGGCGGATGTCGCAAGGCCCTGAGCCAGAGGGGTGCGGGGACGGGACGGGCTACGGGACTCCGCAGACTGCTACCGTTCCATCTCCCTCGGCGACGGCACGGCCGTCCGTGTCCAGAAGGAAGACAGCGTCACCCTGATGCAGTTCAACCGAGCCCTTCATCGTGGTGACGCGAACGGAATTCTTGAGACACACCATCACCCTCGGTCCCGATCCAGGAAGAGGCAGAGGGGACCTAGCACCGGGCGCTTTTGGCTCTGCTGTCACTAGCTCAAAATCCTCGACAGGGGACCGGAAGTGGTTGATACCGGGGATCGGGTGTTCCGGCGCGATGCGAGTTGGCGGAACACCATCGAAGTCAGCGATTTCGAGGAACAACTCAGTATCAACATGCTTGCTGGTAAGACCCGCGCGGACGACATTGTCGGAGTTGGCCATCAACTCAAGTCCGATTCCTTGCTGATAAGAGTGAACCGTGCCGGTTTGCAGGAACGCTGTCTCACCCGGATCCAGGTGAACATGATTCATCAGGAATGCGATGAGTATCGCTGGATCGGGGCCGAACTGCGCCAGGAGCTTGACTGTCGCCTGGTCGATGAACAGATCTGGTGACTCACCCAACTTCACTCTTCGTTCGCAAGCGCTGACGAAATCGAGCACGTCGGCCGCGTCAGGACCGTCTTTCGGATCGAGAATCCATGAAACGACGGGCTTTATCCCTCGTCCGGTTGCCAGAAGTAGTTTGCGTGAGAGACGTGAGGCGGTCTTGCCGCCCAGATTCTCCAGGCGCTCACGCGCCTGACGTCGTACTGCAAAACCGATGAGCGCGTCGAACTCAGAGATAGCGTAAACCATCTCTGGTTTGTGGGTCTGGTCGTGAAAGATGCGCTCAAAGGCGTCGAACTTGACTCCGGCGGCCTCCTCTTCGTCGTATCCTCTTGCGGCCCGCCTGCGTCCCGGATGAACCTGAATCGAAAGCGCGCCCCGCGGAGCAATTAGCTTCACCAGATAGGGAAGTTCATCGCCAAACGTGAACTGCGTTGATGGCCCCAGAGTAGATTCCGGATCGGACTCGATCAGTGTTTTCAGATCGGAGCCATCCGGAAGCCCACTCGCCCCCAGGGGATGGGCACCGAACCAAAGCTCGGCTACCGGATCACTACCCGGTTCCACCCCAAGAAATCGGGGGATAGCATCGAATGACCCCCAGTCATGGTGCTTAGGAACACCAGTCAATACCTGCATTGGCCGCTCTCATTCGGGAACTACGCGATAGATGTCGCGAGCCGCCCCCTGTGAAGCCGAGAGTGCGGTCGCTCCGTAGAGTTTAAGGGCGGGAGAGACCCAGCGCTCGCGATTCTTTGGGGTCCATGGATGTTCACGCGCTTCTTGGGCTTCGCGGCGCCTCGCCAGTTCCTCGTCATCAACCAGAAGGTCGAGCCTGCGTTGATTGACGTCGATGAGGATACGGTCGCCGTCTTCGATCAGGCCAATGGTTCCACCCGATGCCGCCTCAGGGGAGATATGTCCGATTGAAATGCCCGAAGTTCCGCCCGAGAAGCGACCGTCCGTAATCAGCGCACACTTCGCGCCGAGGCCGCGGCCTTTAATGAATGAGGTTGGGTAGAGCATTTCCTGCATGCCGGGTCCGCCCGAAGGACCCTCGTACCTAATCACAACGACGTCGCCCGCCTCAACTGTCTTGTCGAGGATGCGGTCGATGGCCTCTTCCTGCGATTCCATGACGCGGGCGCGGCCTTCGAAATGGAATAGGGAAGGATCGATGCCAGCGGACTTCACGATCGCGCCGTCCTCGGCCAGATTTCCGTAGAGGACAGTTAGGCCACCGGAGGCAGTGTATGCGTGCTCGACATCGCGAATGCATCCGCCAGCAGCGTCTTTGTCGAGTTCCACCCAGCGGTTGTCGGTGGAGAAGGCCTCCGTGGTCCGCACGTTTCCCGGGGCGGCACTGAACAGTTCGATCGCTTCGGGGGAGGGATTCTCGCCGCGGATGTCCCACTTGCCCAGCCAAGATTCGATATCGGGGGAGTGAACAGTATGAACGCTGTGTCGCAGCAGGCCAGCGCGGTCCAGTTCGCCCAGAATCGCAGGGATTCCACCCGCACGGTGGACGTCTTCCATGTGGTAATCGTTGTGGTTCGGCGCAACCTTCGAGAGGCAGGGGATCTGATCGCCCGCCTCACCGATAGTGTCAAGAGTGAACTTGATGCCGCCCTCGCGTGCTACCGCGAGGATATGAAGTACCGTGTTCGAGGAACCGCCCATTGCCATGTCAAGGGAGATTGCGTTCCAGAAGGCGTCCTCCGTGGCAATGTTCCGGGGGAGAACCGAGTCATCCTCCTCGTCATAATAGCGATGACACATCTCGACGATGGTGCGACCAGCTTCCTCGAACAGCTCCTTGCGGGCCACATGGGTTGCAAGGGTAGAACCGTTGCCAGGCAGAGACAGGCCAAGAGCCTCAGTCAAACAGTTCATGGAGTTCGCGGTGAACATGCCGGAACAGGAACCACAGGTCGGGCAAGCCAGTTTCTCAAGCTGAAGCAACTCATCGTCGCTGATAGAGTCGTCGGCCGTTGCATTCATGACTGTGATGAGGTTCCCGTGACCGGTCTTTGATCCACCTATAATCGCGTCTTCGGGGAGGTTCTTTCCAGCCTCCATCGGGCCACCCGAGACGAAAATAGCGGGAATGTTCAGCCGCATCGCAGCGATCAGCATTCCGGGGGTGATCTTGTCACAGTTTGAAATGCAAACCATGGCATCGGCGCAGTGTGCCTCAACCATGTATTCGACTGAGTCGGCAATCAGCTCGCGCGAGGGGAGCGAGTAGAGCATGCCGCCATGCCCCATTGCGATTCCGTCATCAACTGCAATGGTGTTGAATTCTTTGGCGACTCCACCGGCCTCTTTGATCGAGTCAGCGACCAGCTTGCCCATGTTCCGAAGGTGAACGTGGCCGGGGACGAACTCGGTGAACGAGTTTACGACCGCGATAATCGGCTTGCCAAAGTCGCTATCGGTCATTCCGGTGGCACGCCAAAGTGAGCGTGCTCCAGCCATGTTCCTGCCGGCGGTTGAGGTTGCGGACCGAAGTCGGCGAGCCATGCTGCCTCCTCTAGGTGGTGTTGCCTGCTTCTGGGCAAGTCTAGTTCGCTCGCGGCTAGCACCGACTGTGCGTCCGAGCATACGATCGTTGGACTGGCGTAACCTCGTACGTATGCACGGTGAGTACAAAGAACAGGGCCAGAAACTAGTCGTTGTCGATGTTGAGCCTGATGGGGATTACGTCGGTAGCGCCCGGATCGCAGGGGACTTCTTTGCTGAGCCGGACGGGGTTATTATCCGCCTAGAAGCAGCGCTGAAAGGACTTCCTCTAGACGCATCTGCTAGCCACGTTGCAGGGCTTTTGGAAGAGACTCTCGAACCGGCCGATGTCCTGTTTGGACTCACCCCCTCGGGCATCGCGACTGCTTTTCGCCGCGCGGTTGGGGGAGCGGTTGACTGGGATGATCTCGACCTTGAGGTGATCCACGGTCCGTTCGTTTCGCCGGTCATTAACGTTGCCATGGATGAGACCTTGGTCGAGGATGTCGCCGCGGGAAGGCGCAAGCCGTTCATGCGAATCTGGGAGTGGGACAGTCCCCAGATCGTGATTGGTTCGTTCCAGTCATATGAGAACGAGATTGATCAGGCGGGCGTCGACAGACACGGGATCACCGTTTCACGTCGAGTCTCCGGTGGCGGTGCCATGTTCATGGAACCCGGAAACTGCATTACCTACTCTGTTGTGGTACCAACGGCCCTTGTCGAGGGAATGAGTTTCCAAGACTCCTACGCCTTCCTCGATCAGTGGACTATGGAGGCGCTTCGCAAGGTCGGAATCGAGGCGAAGTATGTCCCACTGAATGATATTGCCTCGCCCGCAGGAAAGATTGGCGGTGCGGCTCAGAAACGGTTTGCCAACGGGTACACAATGCACCACATGACTTCCTCGTACGATATTGATGCCCAGAAGATGATGGAATGTTTGCGAATCGGGCGTGAAAAGGTTCGCGATAAGGGGCTTAGATCAGCGGTTAAGCGGGTCGATCCAATGCGATCACAAACGGGCATGCCACGGGAAGACATCATCGACGAGTTCATCCGGGTGTTCGCGGAAAAGTACGACGCTCAGCCTGGGAGCATCACGGAGGACGACTTAGAGGTCGCACGCCAGCGTGTCGAAACCAAGTTCAGCACCCCTGAATGGGTCCATAGAGTTCCGTAACCCTCTTCCGGTTTGCCAATCAGATAGGGGCGCGACACGCCGGGTTTCGGGCGTGAAAAGGCCCCTATCTGATTGGCAAACTCGGGCTCACACAGGTCAACCAGCCGGTCTTACGCTCCCTGACCGTCCACGACCGTTGAAACCCTTGGGATCGATTACCTAGAGCGAACGGAACGCTCCCGTCCTAAGGACCGGTCGGTTCTGCCTTGTTGTCGCCGCGCGGTCTACCAACAGCACCAGTTGCCAGTTACCTTCGTCTTCCGGATCAAGGATCGCCTGGCGGACCAGAATCCAGTCGCGGTCGCCCTCCGCTGTGAGCGGGATAGCTGAGGCATCCGCGAGTCTCAGGGCGAGCAGTAGTTCAGTTTCGTCGGGATGCTGCGCGAGGGAGAAGAGGTCGGCCGCGCGGGCTTCCGGTCCAATACCGATTCGGTCATACTCGTCCCAGTAGGTTCCGAGTAGGGTTTCCCATTGCGTGGAGTCTGTGAAATCACTGTTTTGTGTTGCTTCACCGGGGAAAAACTCTACTTCTCTCTCAGCGAGCGCCTCGAACGCGTCGCGTGCGAGAAGCTCCACTCGAGCGAATGTTTCATTTCGTATTGCCCGAACCATTGCGTGAGGGTTGCGGACAAAGAGGACCTGCCCGCTTTCGTCGGCGCCGAAAGCAGTCTCGTCTTCGGCCTCTGCGGACGAGGACGGGCGAGACTGCCCGGACATCAAACCTTCCCACTCGGCAAGTAGCGAGGTATCCACTGAACCAAGAAGTTCACGAAGCCAGTCGGTAACCTGATCGATTTGATCCGTTTTGTAGGAGTCCGGGAGAACCTGACGTAACGCTCTATAGGTATCTGAGAGATAGCGGAGCAGCACTCCTTCGCTTCTGGTCAGGTCATATTTGGCGACAAATTGGGAGAACGTCAGGCCCTCCTCAACCATCTCCCGAACAATCCGCTTGGGTGAGGGCTCACGTCCCCTCACCCAAGGATTCGTGATGGCGAAAGTATGGAATGCAGGGGTTATCAACTCGCTGAGCGGTTGGGGCCAGGTGACGGCATCGATACGGTCACGTCTTTCCTCATACTCCAGTCCTTCTTCCCGCATAGCGGCGAATGCGATGTCACGTGCCTTTCGCTGCTGGGCGTAGAGAACTGCAGATGGGTCCTCCATCACCGATTCGATGACGGAGATAATGTCCATGCTGAAGTCGGCGGATTCGGGGTCAAGGAGGTCCAGAGCGGCCAGGGCAAACGGGGTGAGTGGTTGGTTGAGAGCAAAGTCGTCTGGGAGATCACGAACGACGCGTAACTTCGAGCCCTCATCGTTGCTCACCCGCTCAATGAGGCCCGCCTGCAATAGCGAGCGATAGATATCTCCGAACTGGCGCAGATAGGCATTGCGTCCAGGATCGAGAGCGGGGTTGGCTTCACGATCTGTGTTCGCCGCCTCCTTGGCAAGTCGGAGCAGTCTTTCCTCGGGGTCATCTTTGCCGTGGAGAACGTTGAGAAACATAGAGTGGCTGGTCTGGAAGCGTGGCACGAGCATCTCGGGTTCTGCGGCCACCAGACGATCGAACGTCGAACGGTTCCACGAGACAGTCTTGTCCCTTCCGCCGCTCCCTTTTTGCGACTTTCCCCCCAACTTTGCGGCGCGCTTCTGGAGCTTTCGTTGCTTTGCGGCGTCTCCTTCTTCCTGCGCAGCCGTCATCTTTGCGCGGCGCTTCACCGACTCAATTTCTTCCTCAGTTCCGAGCACGCGCACGGAGCCCTCATCATCAAAGCCCGGACGCCCGGCGCGGCCCGCAATCTGATGGAACTCGCGCGCGCTCAGATGTCGAGTTCGGCGGCCATCGTATTTCACAAGGGAGGTAAAGAGGACGGTTCTGATCGGAACGTTGATTCCGACGCCGAGGGTGTCAGTACCGCAGACGACGGAGAGTAGGCCCTTTTGAGTGAGGCGCTCGACCAGACGGCGATAGCGAGGGAGCATTCCTGCGTGATGGACGCCGACGCCCTTTAGCAGTAGCTCGCGCAGTTGCTTGCCGAAACCACGGTCGAGTTTCTGGCCCTGTAGTTCGCGCTTGAGTTGGTCCTTGTCGCGGATTGTGATCGGAACCGTGCGGGCCAGATCGACAGCGGTTTTGACAGCATCGGCCTGGGTGAAGTGAACGATATAGACCGGCGTTCTTCCCTCGTCAATCAGTCTTTCGACAACCGTTGGTAGCGGATCAACCAGGTAGTCGAACTCGAGGGGGATGGGGCGTTTGGCATCGCTGATTACTGCGACCTCACGTCCCGTTCGTTCTTCCAGATCGGCCGCGATTGCCGCGGTGTCACCAAGCGTTGCCGAAAGTAGGACGAACTGTGGTTTTGACAGTTCGATTATCGGCACCTGCCAAGCCCAGCCTCTTTGTGGGTCGGCGTAGAAATGGAACTCATCCATAACCACGGTATCGGCGTCAAGGGAAGAGCCTTCGCGAAGTGCCTGGTTCGCCAGAATCTCGGCGGTGCAGCAGATAATCGGCGCCTCGGCGTTTAGCGACACATCTCCGGTGACCAGGCCGACGTTGGCGGCACCGAAAACGTCAACCAGGTCGAAAAACTTCTCAGACACCAGGGCCTTGAGTGGCGCGGAGTAGTAGGACCTGCCACCTCGAGCCAGCGAGATAAAGTGGGCCGCCAGCGCGATCATCGACTTGCCCGATCCGGTCGGTGTCTGGGCGATTACGTGATTGCCTGAGAGAAGTTCGACCAGGGAGTCTTCCTGGTGTGGATACAGCGGTCTGCCAGTCGAATCCGCCCAGCTTGCGAAGGCATCAAGAAGTTCATCGGTGTCACCGAGCGCGCCTTGGTCTTCAAGGGAATCCAGGATTTCGTTCAGGGAAGCCTTCATACCCTGATCATCCCATGACTAAGCTGGTGACATGCGTATCGTGCGATTCTCAGATGGTGACTCCCCGAAGTTCGGTTTGCTCAAGGACGACTCGAATCGAGTGTTCGTGTTGAGGGGCGACCCGATGTTCTCTCCGATCGAACCGTCGGGAGAGGTTTTTGAGCTAGACGAGATCAGGCTCTTGGCCCCTGTGATTCCTCGTTCGAAGGTGGTTGCGGCGGCGCGTAACTGGCCGACCCACGCGCCGGAGAACATTCCCGATGAGCCGGTCATCTTTATCAAGCCAAATACTTCGGTTACTGGTCCGGAGGATCCGATTATTTATCCGGCTTGGTCGAATCATATTGAGCCGGAGGGTGAGCTTGCGGTGGTGGTGAAGACTCTTGCTAAGGATGTTCCTGTCGACCGAGTTGATGACATTGTTTTTGGGTACACCGTTGGAAATGATGTGAGTGCGCGCGACAAGCAGCGTAAGGATGGGCAATTTACTCGCGGAAAAGGGTTTGATTCCTCGTGTCCGCTTGGTCCGTGGATTACGGTTGACCCGGAGCTAGATATTGACAGTCTGCAGATCACAACCAGGGTTGATGGAACCCCGATTCAGCAGGGCAATACTGCGGACATGATCTTCCCGGTGCGGGAGTTAGTTTCGTTTGTTTCCCATTGTTTTACCCTGTTGCCTGGGGACGTGATCCTCACTGGGACTCCAACTGACTCGGTGCCGGTGCATCCGGGGGATCGTGTTGAGGTTGAGATTGAGGGAATCGGGAAGATTTCTAATCCGGTGATACGGCGGTAGCAGGCTGCGTCTGAAGTGAGTATCCGCCAGTGTGGCCGGTTTGTCCTTCGGGAACGGCATGGTTTCGGACGATGAGGGGCCACACCGGCAGATATCAGGGGTCTCCAGGCCGCCATCCCAGACCCTGCCGCCGAGTATCTGCCACAGTGGTCACCCTCGCGACCAAATTATGCGGTTCCCAAACGGTAAACCGGCCACGCCCCACTTTGGCAGGTACTCCGCCCAGTCAACTAGGTTCTTAGCATGAGCGCATACAGTGTCGTCATTACCGCCCATAACCAACGTGGTTTCGTTCGTGAAGCGGCTGAGTCAGTATTAGGTCAGTCGTTGGCCCCCGCAAAGGTCCTAGTCGTTGATGATGGAAGTACGGATGAGAAATCCATCGAGGTACTTGCGGAACTTGATAAGTTCCCGTGCGTTGAGGTTGTCCGGCAGCCAAACGGTGGGGTTTCCTCGGCCAGGAACCTTGGGATTTCGCTTGTCGGGACCGAGTACGTTGCGGTACTGGACGGTGATGACCGCTGGAAGCCCACGTTCGCTGAGAGCTCTGTTGAGCTACTGGATGGTGATGACAGACTTGTGGGAGTCTCCTCCTGGATGCGAATGTTCGGGGTGGCGACGGCGCTGGTACAACCCGGCGGCGGCACGTTGGTTGACTTCTTGAGTAGGAATCAGAGCCCCTCCAGCATCATGATGCGAAAATCAGCATGGCTTGCGAGCGGCGGATATGACGCGGCGATGCGGGACGGATTTGAGGACTGGGACTTCTGCCTCTCGCTGCTGGCGGACGGGGGAGCAATCGAGATAGTTCCCGAGGCTCTTATTGATTACCGGACTTCCTCGGTATCAGCGAACATTACCAGCATGAATGGCCGAAGCGAACTCTTTGGGAGACTGATCGACAAGCATTCCGACGACTATCGGGCCAATTACCGTCAGGTGCTCCTCGACCTCGACGATGGTCGCCAGCTTCACTTGCGCAACTGGGAAGAACTTGCTTCACAAGGCCAGAAGACCGCAACATTTGGCGATGGAGGCATGGCATCAGTGGTGAGAATAGAGTCAAGAAACAGCTGAAAATTGACTGGCGTGCTCCGACGAAGGGCTATTTCAGACGAGGGGCTATTTCAAAGGTGCCCTACTCGCGAAGTCCGCGATTCGCCCGACGGTCTCCTCCCACGGTCCCCGAGACATCGCGGCGTTCACCCGAACCCACTGCTCGTAGCCCGTTCCAAGAGAGACTCCCTCATTGGTCGCGACGGCATAGTCATCGAGTAGAACCTTCTGCGGCGTCCTGTCCAGGGCGTATGCGTCGAACCCAAGCCAGTTAAGGTAGGTTCCCTGCGGACGCGAGTAGTCAACGGCGGTATCGCGTAGCGCCTCGTCCAACAGCCTCACGTTGGCATCGATGGTCGCGATGACTTCGGCGAGCCACTCATCCCCATCGGTGTACGCGGCGATAGCGGCGACGGAACCCAGGGTGGTGGCATGATCGCGGGGATGAGCTAGGTCCCATCGCTCGCGAAGCTCCGCGTTTGGAACGATTACTTGCGAGGCGGGCAACCCGGCAACGTTCCAGGCTTTTGAGGCAGCTACCGCGGTAACCGTGTTGTGGGAGTAGGCATCACCGAGCGACGCGTAAGACACCATTGAAGCTGGATCCCCGTAGACCAGGGGAGCGTGGATTTCATCGCTAAAGATCAGAGCGTCGTACTTGCTGACCACTCGATTTAGCTCTTCAAGCTCCGGGACGCTTAGTACCCGACCGGTTGGGTTCCAGGGATTGCAGAGGATCAACAGACCTGCGCCCTTTGCTAACGCCGCCTCTATTCCTTCGAGATCAAGGGACCAAGCCTTCTGAGGATCGGCCGCGCCTGCGGAGTGCAGTGAGGGAACCTCAATCAGTTCGCGGTCGTGTCCCCCTGGAATCGTGAGGAAAGGCATGTAGTTCGGAGTCGGCACGACGATGGCGGAACCGGGCCGGGTGAGTTCCTCAATAGTTGTGTGAAGCGCCCCGAGAACGCTGGAGTGGGAGCGCACCCATCCCGGATTCACGGCCCATCCGGTGCGGCGTTCGAGGAAGGAGACAAGTGCGTTGATGGACTCCTCATCCGCCCACCTTGGCGGGTAACCGAGAAGACCATTTTTGATTGAGGAAACTAGGGCTTCCTCGACTGGAGGAGCCGTGGCAAAATCCATTTCCGCGACCCAGGCACCCATGGTTTCTTGACCGTCAGCGGTCTTCATTCCAGTCCACTTGAGGGAGCCGGTGTCGCGAAGCTGTAGTTCTGTCGGGTGCCAAACGGTCAACGTGGTGCTCCTATCGATTGTTGCTCTTGAGCCTAAACTACTCTGCAAAGTCAGCGAACATCCCGATCCCGCGCCATTGATGAACTCCAACGGGTAATGCTCAAAATGTCACTGTTACGCAGAGTCCTCCTTCGGGATTCGATTCCAGCGTCAACCGTGCGTTGCTTGCATCGGCGATACTCTGGACGATCGCAAGGCCCAGGCCGTGCCCAGTCTTTGCGGCCTGGTCCCTTCCTCGACTAAAGGGTTCGGTCAACTGCTCTACCCGAGCCGGGTCTACCTTCTCGCCTGTGTTACTTATGTGAAGTTTGGGGCAGGTGTCTGCTGTCAGTCGCACTTCTATGCTGCCGCCGTCGTGGTTGTGACGCACCGCGTTTTGTAGCAGGTTCACTAGCATTTGTTCGATCAGCACCGGATTCGCGAACGTTCGGGAATCCGGTGCGATGTCCGAGGTTATCGTGATGCCTCGGTCTGCGCTCTCCGCCGCAACGACGGACAGTGCGCCGCCCACAAGAACTCCAAGGTCCACCTCCTCGACGTTGTCCGAACGGTACTCGATTGCGGTCAGGTCTAGCAGCGCATCGACGGTTTCAATACTGCGCTCATTCATCTGCCGAACTCTGGACAGCGTTTCTTGTAAGCCCTCCACGCTGGGGGAAGGATCGGATGACGCGACATCGATCATCGTCCGCGTCGCTGCGAGCGGGGTCTGAAGCTGGTGTGACGCGCCCGCAGCAAATCTCTTATGCGACTCGAATGCTGCATCAAGGCGCGTCAGCATGTGGTCGAACGTTGCTCCGAGCCGACGTACTTCGTCATCGGGGCCATCGAGCTCAACGCGCTGCTTTAGGTTACCTTCCGAGGCATCCTTGGCGACCTGGCTCAGGGTGTTTATTGGCTGCAATATTCGACCGGCAATGAACCACGATGCCACGGCTCCCGCACATATCAGGACCACCAGGAAAACCAGTGAAATCAAAAGCTGCACGTTTAGCAGTGTCGTCGCGTCCTGAATAACGAACGTCGACCACTCAGACTGAATTGCGTCATCGTCTGGAGTTCGAACGATGGAGAGCGGGCTGAGCTCCTCCGTCTCAAAAGAAACGACGGTACCAACCTCGCGCATCAAGCCGTAGTGGGGCACGTAACGCATGAAGAAGTAGGTGGCAACGACCATTAGCGTGCCGACCAGCGCAAAGATGACGGAAAAAGCGAGGGTGAGCCGCCCCCGGATGGTTAGGCGAGCTTTGCGCGGGCTCATGCGCTCAGTCCAAACCTATAGCCAACGCCTGGGAGCGTCGAGATCAGACCCGGTTTGCCAAGGTGCTTGCGCAGTGTTGAAATGGTCACTCGAACCGTATTGGTGAAGGGATCGGCATTTTGATCCCAGGCTTTTTCTAGCAGGGTCTCTGCACTGACAACGCCGCCATCAGCGGCCATAAGGATTTCAAGGACCGCAAACTCCTTGTTCGTGAGGCGAACGAGGCGACCGTCGCGATAGACCTCCTTACGAAACGAATCAAGAACGACTCCACAGTTTTCAAGCGTTGGATTTCGTACCGGCCCGGTGCGCCTTGCCAGCGTCTTAACCCGTGCCAGGAGCTCCGGAAACTCAAATGGTTTTGGGAGGTAGTCATCCGCGCCGATTTCGAAACCCTCAAGTTTGTTGTCCAGTGTGCGCGCGGCAGTGAGCATTAGTACCCGCGTTGCTAGTCCCTGGTCGCCGATCCATCCACAGACCTCGTCTCCGTGGACCAGGGGCAAGTCTCGGTCGAGCACCACAACGTCATAATCATTGATGCCCAGAAGATCAAGGGCGCTTTGACCGTCGTAAACGACATCAACTGCGATTGCCGCTCGTGATAGACCCGTCTTGATTGCATCGGCCATGTAGACCTCATCCTCAACCACCAGCACGCGCATG
The sequence above is a segment of the Actinomycetaceae bacterium MB13-C1-2 genome. Coding sequences within it:
- a CDS encoding HAMP domain-containing sensor histidine kinase, yielding MSPRKARLTIRGRLTLAFSVIFALVGTLMVVATYFFMRYVPHYGLMREVGTVVSFETEELSPLSIVRTPDDDAIQSEWSTFVIQDATTLLNVQLLISLVFLVVLICAGAVASWFIAGRILQPINTLSQVAKDASEGNLKQRVELDGPDDEVRRLGATFDHMLTRLDAAFESHKRFAAGASHQLQTPLAATRTMIDVASSDPSPSVEGLQETLSRVRQMNERSIETVDALLDLTAIEYRSDNVEEVDLGVLVGGALSVVAAESADRGITITSDIAPDSRTFANPVLIEQMLVNLLQNAVRHNHDGGSIEVRLTADTCPKLHISNTGEKVDPARVEQLTEPFSRGRDQAAKTGHGLGLAIVQSIADASNARLTLESNPEGGLCVTVTF
- a CDS encoding response regulator transcription factor encodes the protein MRVLVVEDEVYMADAIKTGLSRAAIAVDVVYDGQSALDLLGINDYDVVVLDRDLPLVHGDEVCGWIGDQGLATRVLMLTAARTLDNKLEGFEIGADDYLPKPFEFPELLARVKTLARRTGPVRNPTLENCGVVLDSFRKEVYRDGRLVRLTNKEFAVLEILMAADGGVVSAETLLEKAWDQNADPFTNTVRVTISTLRKHLGKPGLISTLPGVGYRFGLSA